The stretch of DNA GAGTCTAGGCTCGGTGATTGGTGCCAAACTTGAATCATTCTTTCTGACCTACCCTGACTGTCAGGTTAGGGTAATATCATGTCCTGTTGGTAGCGCGAACTTCCAGGCCTAACAATGTATATTCTAAATTAACCAGCCTCAAAATTTATTTTGTCACTTTGCTTAAATATTATGACAGTCAAAGTCAACAATTAAACACTTTCGAGCTTCTAAGGCCAAAACTACCAACATAGAATGAGCTATTGCTTAAATTTCTTGTTCCAATCACAAGATGACCTTCAAACCCATAATTACTTTTGTACACTCATTGTTGccttatttcaagcatgaatcagTTATTCTAAATTAGATGAATCAGTTATTCTAAATCACTCTTTGCTGATTTACCCACCACATTTAAGTCAAAACTGTCATTTGCTAGGGTGTTGGTGGAAGTAGATGTGGCAAATACCTTACCAACTACTGTGCAATTAAACTCACCTTATCATGGTATGACTACTCAGAGGATCATTTACGAATGGTTGCCTCATTACTGTCACTGTTGCAGGAAACTTGGTCACGTCAAAGAAAAATGCAAATTTACAAAATTAATCAGAAAATTGATGAGATCAGGGCAACAAAGGTGGTTCAGGAATATAGGGTCATTCAAAGGACACAAGAACCCACTGCTCTCATTTCAGATGTCTCAGACTCAGGATGCTCAGTACTAGGCCAACATTCTCCTAAGCTAGGGACTGAGATTTCCACTGAGGCAGTTGTTCAGAGCTCAGGAATAGGCTCACAACAACCTGTTTCAGAGGAGAACTCTTCACTAAGTGATAAAGAGAAGGGCTCAGAATGTACTAAGCTAGGTCATAGAGACACTGATTATGTTGAAGTGGTGGATTTGGAAAGGATTGGGCAACAAAAAGGGTCTGAACAAGCATCTGCAACTCTGGAACTGCAGAACTTATACTCAGTGTTACAGACCAATGAGGAAGGGGAGGGAACATCTCAATTGGAAGTTACTCAGGATAAGGCCCCACCTAATCCTGGTAAATGATCATCTCATCATGGAATATTAGGGGTTTCAATGACCCAATAAAGCAGCATGAGGTTAGGGGTTATTTACACTTAAATAAAATTGATGTGTTGGGTTTAGTAGAGACTAGAGTCAAAATAAACAATGTTGCAGCTATTAGCAAACCGTTTTCTTCTTTTTCCATTATCAATAATTACTCTCATCACTATAATGGGAGAATATGGGTTTTCTTAAATAAAAGAATGGTGACAGTCCTTTCTACTAGAGTTCATGACCAACTTATCCATGTGAAGTTCTTGCATCATGTATCAGACAAAATTGTTTCAGTAACATTCATTTATGGTAGTAATGATGGAGCTGAAAGAGAAGGTTTATGGGATGAATTAAGACAAATTGCACTTACTGTTGATGAATGGATAATTCTGGGAGATTTCAATATTGTTAGCGATGTGGAGGAAAGAATTGGACCTAATCCACCATCTTTAACTGAGATTCTTGCATTTAATCAGTGTCTTTTGGATAGTAAtctggatgatttacaatgtttTGGATGTGAGTATACCTGGACCAGTAAGAGGGAGGTGGAAACTAGAATCTGGTCTAAATTGGACAGAGTTCTTGCTAATCCTTTCTGGCTGATCCAATATCCAAATACTCATGTCACTATTTTGCCCCCTGGGATCTCAGATCACTCCCCTTTACTGGTTCAGATTCAGAAGAATTTTCAAATTAGAAAGACATTTAGCTATCTTAATTGTTGGGAGGATAGTCAGGACTATGATAGTATTGTTTCACAGGCATGGGACTTGCCAGTCAAAGGGAGTGCTATGTACAAACTCTTTGCAAAATTAAAAAATGTCAGACATGCATTGATTAAATTACACAAGAGGGATTGTTCTGGGCTGTCTGGACAAATAAAGCAGCTCAAAAATGGTCTGGAGATTTGTCAACAATAGCTACAATTGGCTCCTCTGAACTCAGCTACTTTGGAGCAGGAAAAGAGTCTTTTAGAGAAATATTGGAAGTTAAAAAGAATGGAAAGAAGTAGTTTATTGCAGAGGGCTAAAATTCAAAACATCAAATATAATGATGCCCCAACAAGTTATTTCTTTGCCAGGATAGCTACCAGAAAGCATCAGAGTATAGTTGGGAAAATTCAAGATAGAACTGGTAATGTTAAAGCTGGGATTGAAGATGTTAACACTGCTTTTG from Silene latifolia isolate original U9 population chromosome 10, ASM4854445v1, whole genome shotgun sequence encodes:
- the LOC141608088 gene encoding uncharacterized protein LOC141608088 encodes the protein MVTVLSTRVHDQLIHVKFLHHVSDKIVSVTFIYGSNDGAEREGLWDELRQIALTVDEWIILGDFNIVSDVEERIGPNPPSLTEILAFNQCLLDSNLDDLQCFGCEYTWTSKREVETRIWSKLDRVLANPFWLIQYPNTHVTILPPGISDHSPLLVQIQKNFQIRKTFSYLNCWEDSQDYDSIVSQAWDLPVKGSAMYKLFAKLKNVRHALIKLHKRDCSGLSGQIKQLKNGLEICQQ